One Argentina anserina chromosome 6, drPotAnse1.1, whole genome shotgun sequence genomic window, GTTTTTCGATTACGAGCTGTGtagtgtttgtttgttttttttttcgtcgtaTGAGTTCGGTTGTTGAGTTGTGTTGTGGTTTTTGATAGGTGGAGATCAAGAGGACGATACCTCGGGGAGCAGCGGGGTCGAAAGATTTCAAGACAAAGAAGATTTTCGTGGGTGGAATTCCCACAACAGTGAATGAAGGTGAGctgttctgttttttttttcagtgtaATGTTATCTGCAAAGTAGCTGTGGTGGTACTTACATGCGTGTTTGTGTAAATGGGCAGATGAGTTTAGCGACTTCTTTTCACAGTTTGGAGAGGTTAAGGAACATCAGATTATGCGGGACCATTCTACCGGTCGCTCACGGGGATTTGGATTTGTTACCTTTGAGACAGAGCAACCAGTTGATGATCTCTTGGACAAAGGGAACAGGCTTGAGTTTGCTGGAGCTCAGGTAAGCAGTCTTCTGAGAGAAAGGCCTTAACATGTTATTAATTGTTTGAACTCAGAATTACTAGTAGGCGTTAGCTACTATATTTGTTTTGCGCATTATCTCTTGAATTTTGCATGGATTGTCAGTTAAGGTGATAGAATGTTGTAGGCTAGACTCAATAGATGTAACTGTGTCCCACTATCTTCACACGAGGAAAGGTCTTGAACTTATACATCTTTTCAAAACTTTAAAAGCACGGAGAACGTAGTATCTTGTTTGTCAATATGTTTGTTGCAtattttgttcttatgttgGCACTTGCGGTATTAGTCCTTATTTGTGAGCTACTTGGAAGACTCCATGATGGCATTATTATTTCAGTTTTCTTCCATTTTCTCTTGAGCTTTCTTGGATTTGATAAAAAGATTAGTAGATTTACAATCATATGCAGTTGTTATTGCTTAACATAGCTGCCTGCATATCACTGAAAGcgtattattttgttaaatttgaaGACCAGTTTAAAAAACCATTTACAATGCGGAAAAACCCTGGAATGATTGTATGGTTTAGTCGTTTCTTTCACTAGATGCATCCATGATCAATCAAGAGGCTTAatattttgttctttctttgtaGGTGGAGATAAAAAAGGCAGAGCCAAAGAAGCAGAGTGTAGCCCCACCCCCATCAAAACGGTACCATGATTCTAGGCCTGCATATGGTGGTGGTCCTGGTGGATATGGAGATAGTTATGGTGGATTTGGCGGTGGAGGCTATGGTGGTGCAGGTGCATATAGGTCGAACACAACGGCCTATGCTGGTAGAGGCACTGGGTATGGAGGATATACTGGAAGTGAGTTTAGTGGTTATGGAGTGTATGGTGGTGGCGGTGGGGGTATAGGGGCTTATAGGGGTGAAACCTCAATAGGAGGCTATGCAAGCCGTTATGGAGGAGCCTATAGCAGAGGTTATGATcttggaggtggtggtggtggttatgGAGGAATAGGTGGTGAGAGTTATGGGGGATATGGAAGTGCCAGTGGTGGAGCTGGTGGTGGTTACGGGACTGGGAGTGGAAGTGGCTATGACGCCGGCTTTGGAGGAGGCTACGGAGCTTCCTTTTATGGTAGAGGATATGGTGGTGCTGGTAGTGGTCGATATCATCCTTATGGGAGGTAGTGTGTCTTGTATTTTAGGTCCAAGGAATCCTTCCAGCCAAGTGAGAAACTAGCTTCTGTTTTCAGTTTCATTTATTTCATCTCAGAGATGTTCCTGGTTTCTGCTCTTTAATTTCTTAAGAGGGCAAAATTCCTTCACCCAGAAATATGCGATCAAAGTGACCTGGTCTTTGTCTTATCTTTTCTGCTAATCGACATCAACAAACTGCACGCAGTGCAGATGTAATACACATTTCTTATTCCGTACCTTTTTTTCGTCTAAACTGCTCTCTCGGCTTCTACTGTGTAATTTGTTATGTACTTCGTAAACATCAAAGAGTCGTcggttttgttatgttttgatCATGTATATCAGCCTGTTCATTCGAGGGATTTATTTATAGTGGTCCTCATTACCAATATGTACAATCTTTCCAAAAACCCCTTCTCTGGTTTGCTATTAAGAACCATCTCACATGGAACAACCTGTGTAGCGAATAGAACCATTCATAGCTATTCTATCGTAAAATTATTAAGAAACATTAGTGAGCTCATGTGCGCCAATAATGGGAGACCTCCTGTCCCATTTTGATCTATCATATTGAAGGCCAAGACAAAACTGTCAACAATTCTAGCTCTCTGGTGGTTTCTGAGCTATTATAGCATCCATCACAAGCACCTTTCGGACTGCTTGGGGGGTTCTCTAATCTATTCGTATTAGGTGAGTGATCATGCACTACTTTACTCCACTATATGCTAAATGACCTAAATGTTTTGAGTGACTTCATGTCTTCATCGAAGTGAATAGAGTATGTTAACATGCTGCGAAGTCATAATTAAACTTCGTAGAATGCTCAgtaaagtttcaatttttcgTGAAAATATTTAtggaaacaagaaaaaaagatcGATCGTGTTGAGTGTTAGATGATGCATTGTTCCATAAGTTGTTCAGATGCTCACCAGATGTTGCtgcttttctttccttccctTATTTGTTACACCTAAAACGTTTCAATGAACATTGTTCATGAATTAAACAAGCCAAAGATGCTTATCCAAATTAAtccagctatatatatatatatgtaagcatattcttttattttgatcTAACTTGGAAGTACCTAGCAGTCCTCAGTCCTCACATGTCATAAAGCATGGTGCTTCTAGTTCTTACTCCCTCCACTGGTCACTGTGAGCTTTCCTTTTCCTTACTTCCACTTCTCAATCATATGAAACAGGGTTCCTGATCGAAAAGCTTGGTTACAGTTTTCTTCTTTAGCTGAATGGTCACATGAACTTCTATCTCATTTAGGCTTTTATAGAATTGGTTGCGGGTTTTATATATCTTTAGGAGTTCACATTCACATGGCAAAATTTAGTTGgggtttgttcttgttcttagaAATGTTTACAATAAGTGGTCCTTTTCTGGGTTCCTGGATCTCCTTCTAATGTTTCTTGACCATCTTAGATATTCCAAGTATAAATTATTGAGTCTTGTTCCATTTTCTCCTTCATAGGCTCTATCGGGTTCTGTTCAGCTTTTGGCTTCCCCTATGAAAACTTGACCTTTTACTCTCCTCTCTACAACCCCCCACCCTAGTAAAGCATAAATTAATTCACAGTGGTTTGTCTGGGATTTTTTACATCACTCTGACCGAGTTGGAAGGACAGATCAGGTGTGTGGAACTGTGGATTGCTTAAATAAGCTGTTAAGTTCTTGTCCTCGATCTCTTcagatttgtttcttttggttGAAATGGGGAAGCTTAGTTTAGGGAGGGTGCTAGACTCTCTTTGTCTTTCTTCTGGTTCAAGTTCTTGTTTCTGCATGAACTACTCTGATGAAAACCAATATGAGTTTGAGAAGAGTCCATTGATTCCTGGTGAAAAGGATCAGTTTATGAGACTCAAGGATGTTGTTGCAGGAAAACAAACTCTGGCATTTCAACTCAAACCCAAGGTGACTATCCCTATCATTTTTCACTTTTAAGTACATATAGATATGTTTGACAAGACAGAAATCTAATTTGGTGAATGATATGCAGATGGTGAAGTTAAGGGTCTCCATGCACTGCAACGGATGTGCCAGGAAAGTCGAAAAACACATTTCAAAGATGGAAGGTATGTGAAAATCTCTCAACACATGCAGGACTTTCAGTCGCACATAATAACAGAAACAACGCTGTTGTTCTTAATGGTTGCATGACTTGCATCTGTGCTTATTTTCTCTAGCTTCTCACATTCTTGCTTattttgtatcttacttcacCAAATCAGGGGTGACTTCTTACAAAGTAGACCTGGAAAGCAAGATGGTGGTTGTGATCGGAGATGTTCTGCCTTATGAAGTGGTGCAGAGTGTGTCGAAGGTAAAAAATGCCGAGATTTGGAACTCGCCGTGATGATCATTATCATCAATACATGTTTTGCTCTCTATCTGAAAGCCCTGCTTCTTGTTGCCCAAGTGCCAATCCTCAAAGAAATCAAGGATTTTCAAGTTCTGGTTTGTTTCCCTTTACAATTATGCAGAGGGGGGAAAAGAATGACTCCATATAAGTATATAGCTATTGTCAATCGCATCTTCATTGTAAGAATGTTAGCTCTTATGCATCATAAATTCCAGAGGATCTGTAGGCCAACTCATCTCATCATCACTTCATTCTTACATGTCCGGAAGTCGTGCACGCCTTATGAGGGTGTATAAACCTCTTTTGGCTACAAAATTAGTGATACTTGTATCATATTAGAAGTGGATAATATCAGATAACACAAATAAATGTAACTACTTTTTGGTTTCATATACGGAGATATATGCATTCTTAGGATGCCTgaataaaaatcaaagaaaaatagagTCATATCAAAAATTTTATGAAAATTCTTCTTCAATAATAAATCATTGATGTTTTAAATCATATTCGgatcaaaacaaataaacgTGACAAACACAATAAAATAACACACGAAACTATAGTGGAGTAAATGCATACTTTAAGCGTTATTTGATCACACCACTGTTTCCTTCTTGGACTAAACCCATAGCTTTCATAATAGTCCTGACTATACCAAACCAGTCTCAAATCACAATCAGATAgttaattaattgaaatatatTAAGTAATTAACAAATAAATATCACTCTTCAGTCTTAACAAACTTTCCACGACCTTACTGCCAATGTCACTTGAGTTTCCCACGGTGAGATAATTTTAAGACAGAAGTAATATTGTCTTTCCACATATGGTCCGATCATATTCAATGCTTATCCGAGCACTTTTAAAATAACATCAATAAGTAATCAGATATAGTATTCGAAAAAATCGCCCGGAAACGCGCTGAAGATACAGAATATGCATCGGAAATATCGAAAAACGCTATGAATACGTATCAAAAGACAGTTATACCCCTCCTCAGTTCTAAGCGCGAGTGCCGTCAAAAACGACGCGTCGTTAGCCGCTGTTGATATAAGAGACCGATCTTGATCTTCCTCTTCAAACAATCTCGGCGAGAATCTGGTTCGGCATGGTCTCGGCGGAGTGGCCGTCCAAGAACTTCAATGACCGCCGCCACTCCTCTTCTTAGCAGGTTCGAATCTGGAACTGTTTAGGGTTTAAATTAGGGAATCTGATTGGATTATAGTGATTGCTGTTAGTGCTTTTGAGTTGTTAGAACGATAGTGATGTATACTGAATCGAGGGattgttaatcaaattgagCTGTTTTGTTAGTTTCTTTGAACTAAAGGAATCGAATTTAGGCTTTTCATTGGCTATGAATATAAGAATACT contains:
- the LOC126800310 gene encoding uncharacterized protein LOC126800310, which translates into the protein MDSHTDDANLDGEPEHIDRPDHRVPEAEDEDYKPSSQPHTGDGASPGKIFIGGLARETTAAQFVKHFGKYGEIVDSVIMKDRKTGQPRGFGFVTYADPSVVDTVIEEAHVINGKQVEIKRTIPRGAAGSKDFKTKKIFVGGIPTTVNEDEFSDFFSQFGEVKEHQIMRDHSTGRSRGFGFVTFETEQPVDDLLDKGNRLEFAGAQVEIKKAEPKKQSVAPPPSKRYHDSRPAYGGGPGGYGDSYGGFGGGGYGGAGAYRSNTTAYAGRGTGYGGYTGSEFSGYGVYGGGGGGIGAYRGETSIGGYASRYGGAYSRGYDLGGGGGGYGGIGGESYGGYGSASGGAGGGYGTGSGSGYDAGFGGGYGASFYGRGYGGAGSGRYHPYGR
- the LOC126800312 gene encoding protein SODIUM POTASSIUM ROOT DEFECTIVE 2-like — its product is MGKLSLGRVLDSLCLSSGSSSCFCMNYSDENQYEFEKSPLIPGEKDQFMRLKDVVAGKQTLAFQLKPKMVKLRVSMHCNGCARKVEKHISKMEGVTSYKVDLESKMVVVIGDVLPYEVVQSVSKVKNAEIWNSP